The sequence AAGGACTAGCTCTTGAGGGCACCAACTCGCTATTAGACTTCTCCCCTTAGTTTCATCCACAAACTCGGGTGGCAAAATTGCTGATTTACCAACTACCAAGTCAGGCCTAATTACCCAGAAGAAGGAAACCTTGCTATTTGCAAGTCCACAACCAAATTCCATAAGTTGTTCCGGGGTCATGACCGTTATGCTGCCAAAATTCACATAAACAACTGAGTTTGGTGCCTTATCATTCAGCCATTGGAGGCATTCAGTTTCTTCTCTCCATAGGCTATATCCCAGGGACTTCAAAGGGTGTTGTGGTATCTAATAGAGAAGTAACTGGAAAGGGCCGACGGCGTAAACAGGTGGAGACATAGATGAGAGAGCATGCAAAACATCTGGCTCCAATGCATCAAAGGTATGTATAACAATTGCTGAAGCTTCATGTGGTCTGCCCATTCCTTCAAGTATGAGATTCCAGATTGCATCATTGGGATTTGTTGTAACAAAGTTGTTAGGAAGATCCCTTAAACGAATACTTTCCATTCCTGGTATCCAGTCTACCTCTTGGTCTAAAAAGCCATTCGTGAAGCACCTCTCATCTACAAACAGCCAAGTAATGCTTTATTAATAAAAGGTATCTTCGTTTGCTTGATTAACAAAATACAAACTCTCTCATGGACATATTGTCTTTTTTTGCCAAAGCAACAATTGTCGTTCATGAACTTTGAAATTAGGACGTCTCCAACAAATTCGAAATTGGGTGCTACTAGATTAATTGGCCATTAGCAACCACCGTTGttgattaataaaaaaaatagagctAATAACCAAATTGTGAatctgttattagcacttcagaAAGTAACCATGCCTTCttccctctctttctttttttgggtAATTACTTATGCTATTTACCACTTTTTCTCACACTACACAtccttatttatattttactatTGAATTGGTTGAATAAATCAAAGCATAATCAAGTAACAAAAATAAGCATGATGAAATTATTTCCCTTACTTTTTCACTAGGGAGGAGTGTAAGATGAATTTTTGTAGATTCAATAATAGTTTCCTAAAatctgacccaaaaaaaaaaaagtttcctaAAATCAAACAATTGCTTTAATTCTTTACCTTTGAGGGGTGCTAGTCCTCTTTCCACCAAAGCAGGATACTGCATATAGCCCATGGTGCTGCTTGCTGAAAAAGTAAACAAGAGAATGACGGGGATGCCAAGTTGTTGAGCTGCAGGGGTTGTGAATGGCATGAAACCATCTGAAAAAATGCATGTCACTGGAGGAGTACTACTACTATTGTTGAGTTTCTTTATCAGATCAACGAAAGGTGCCAATAAGTTGTTTGTGACGGAATCTGCAAGCAAATTGAGGTCTTGGGTGGCATCTTCATCCGAATCCGGTAGGCCATCTGGGATCGTTTCAAACCGAAAATCATCAGGCAAGCCATAGAGGGACTCGGGTCCTTGAGATTTAACTAACCGCCTATGATTGAACTCGGTGTTGACATAGGTTATACGAAAACCTTTATGGTGGAGAAGTTTTGCTAATTGAAGCATTGCCTTTATGTGACCTTGAGCCGGAGCTGGAATACAAACAGCATGAGGCTTGTTAGAACACATCTCAGATTTGTGGATGTCAGAGTGTATGCTTACTGTATGAGGGTATTTTAACAGCAAACGTGTATGGATCTATGAATTTGTAGTCTGTCTTGAGACAATGAGTGGTGCAAACTTACAAAAAGTAAGGGCCGGATGTCAATACTTTTGGCAGTGCCGATGAAATTCACAGGGTGATGACAAAGCTAAATTAAAAGAACAAACTAAACATGGGATGAAATAGAAAGCTAggtcccctcccccccccccccaaaaccccTCCTTCAAGATAACATTTAAGAGGCAAAGACACCCCCACACCCCCCAATCCCTCTTTCAAGATGACATTTAAGTGGCAAAGACCATCACGTAATGAGTACTATTGCCTAGTTCCCGCAACTCTACCCTAATAAGTTTTGCATTTCCCTTCATTTGCAGAGGACCCTCACTATGCCTCAATTCTAAATGcgttattacaataatttaaaggAGGGAAGTTTTGAACTCGGATTACATGGGTAGAAAGTTAGAAACCCAACACTTTATCTATTAGGATGTTGGACCACGTGGATGACATAGATTTCAATGTGCTGAAAACACGGTATAGTACACcaaatgtcataatacaagtgattGAATACTAGAAAAAACAATTTACAATCATTTGTATTATGACATTTGGTGTACCGAATCGCATTCTCAGCACATGAAAACATAATTTCAAAGGCTTAGAACCTTTTGCTCATGCCGCCCCTATTTTCTATGCATTTTAGTTCGACACTAGTTATTAGTGCCCACACGTTGCTACggaattgaaaattttatgaaAGATTATGCAACTTCATTCTCTTCATAAGCAATGTTtgagttaattttgttccacttAAGCAGCAATGATAAATTGTAGAAAGGTAGAATTAACGTATGCCAAATGTATTTCAATGGCACTAATTATATAGAATTGGAAAGTCAAATAAAACATATATAGCCACAAAAAAATAGTAACTGGTGATTAATCAACATCTACCAAATCAAAAGTAGATGTACAATTGAAATAATAAACcttgttttttattgaaaaagtCATGCAACGAGGGGAACATGATAAACCGGATAGAACACTATGAGAACCAGTTTGGAAGAATTTTCCATAGTGATTCTTTCGTGCAACAACTACCATGAACTTTGGAGACCACCCTTCATCAAGAAGCTTGCAGGCCtgaaatacatacatatatatatatatatatacatatatatatatatatatatacatatatatatatatatatacatatatatatatatatatatatatatttgtgtgtgtgtgtgtgtgtgtgtataagaaATTTTAGATTTGGAAGCTTGCAGGCCtgaaatacatacatatatatatatatatatacatatatatatatatatatatatatatatttgtgtgtgtgtgtgtgtgtgtgtgtataagaaATTTTAGATTTGAACATTTCCTATTTCGAAGAAAGAATTAGAAAAAACATTTAAACTGGCGAAGGCTCAATTCATCATTTAAGACTTGGTTAAATTGTGATTAACTCACTCCATCCGTAAACAAAAGAAACCCAAACCAAGTTCAACAAGAATtattaggggtggttcggtatgggatatcGAACCGAAACCTTagtcccgattcccaaaccgaaaattTCAGGATTCACAATTTCaagaccgatcccaaaccaaattttcgagaatcccgaaatagttttgGTATTTCGGGACAatgggaatcccgaaatatttttgaacttttcagcTTTT is a genomic window of Malus domestica chromosome 09, GDT2T_hap1 containing:
- the LOC103416795 gene encoding 7-deoxyloganetin glucosyltransferase-like, translating into MCSNKPHAVCIPAPAQGHIKAMLQLAKLLHHKGFRITYVNTEFNHRRLVKSQGPESLYGLPDDFRFETIPDGLPDSDEDATQDLNLLADSVTNNLLAPFVDLIKKLNNSSSTPPVTCIFSDGFMPFTTPAAQQLGIPVILLFTFSASSTMGYMQYPALVERGLAPLKDERCFTNGFLDQEVDWIPGMESIRLRDLPNNFVTTNPNDAIWNLILEGMGRPHEASAIVIHTFDALEPDVLHALSSMSPPVYAVGPFQLLLY